A section of the Gloeobacter violaceus PCC 7421 genome encodes:
- the secY gene encoding preprotein translocase subunit SecY, translating to MERGRERQLSAQETFAQMASASGLRRRLLFTLGLLVLSRIGIYIPLPEINQAAFQQATQNNAIIGFLNIFAGGGFTTLGVFMLGILPYINASIIMQLLVPVFPKLEDLQKNEGEQGRRQIAQYTRYLALGWAIIQSIGVAIYIKPFVADWSPLFVIQTTLALTAGAIFVMWLGELITEKGIGNGASLLIFVSIVSSLPTAFSQTFQLLQADSSRVAGVVVLLLVFLAMIVGIVFVQEGTRRIPIISARRQVGPRRQQYQQQQTSYLPLRVNQGGVMPIIFASSLLYLPLTFAQFARNATVDQVVNAISSGWIHNILYLVLILFFSFFYATLIINPEDVSKNLKRMGSSIPGVRPGTATSEYIAKVMNRLTFLGAIFLSAVAIIPTFVEQGTGITTFNGLGATSLLILVGVAIDTVRQIQTYVISQRYEGMVKR from the coding sequence ATGGAACGAGGTCGCGAAAGGCAACTGTCGGCGCAGGAAACCTTTGCCCAGATGGCGTCAGCCTCCGGGTTACGCCGCCGCTTGCTGTTCACCCTGGGACTACTGGTACTCTCACGCATCGGTATCTACATCCCACTGCCGGAGATCAACCAGGCCGCCTTCCAGCAGGCTACTCAGAATAACGCCATCATCGGCTTTTTGAACATTTTTGCGGGCGGCGGTTTCACGACTCTGGGCGTCTTCATGCTGGGCATCTTGCCCTACATCAACGCCAGCATCATCATGCAGCTGCTGGTGCCGGTTTTCCCCAAACTCGAAGACCTTCAAAAGAACGAAGGCGAGCAGGGACGGCGCCAGATCGCCCAGTACACGCGCTATCTGGCCCTTGGCTGGGCGATTATCCAGAGCATCGGTGTGGCCATTTACATCAAGCCCTTTGTTGCCGACTGGAGTCCGCTGTTTGTCATCCAGACCACCCTGGCACTCACCGCCGGGGCGATCTTCGTAATGTGGCTGGGAGAACTGATCACCGAAAAAGGAATCGGCAACGGCGCCTCGCTGCTCATTTTTGTGAGCATCGTCTCCAGCTTGCCCACCGCCTTCAGCCAGACCTTCCAGCTGTTGCAGGCCGACTCCTCGCGGGTGGCGGGGGTGGTCGTGCTGCTGCTGGTTTTCCTCGCCATGATCGTGGGGATCGTCTTTGTGCAGGAGGGCACCCGCCGCATCCCGATTATCTCGGCCCGCCGTCAGGTGGGACCGCGCCGCCAACAGTACCAGCAGCAGCAGACGAGCTACCTGCCTCTGCGTGTCAACCAGGGCGGCGTCATGCCGATCATCTTCGCCTCCTCGCTGCTGTACCTGCCTCTCACCTTTGCCCAGTTCGCCCGCAACGCCACCGTCGATCAGGTGGTCAACGCCATTTCCAGCGGCTGGATCCACAACATCCTCTATCTGGTGTTGATCCTGTTTTTCAGCTTCTTCTACGCGACGCTCATCATCAACCCCGAGGATGTCTCCAAGAACCTCAAGCGCATGGGTTCGAGCATTCCGGGCGTGCGCCCCGGCACCGCCACTTCCGAATACATCGCCAAGGTGATGAACCGGCTGACTTTTCTGGGGGCGATTTTCCTGTCGGCGGTGGCGATCATTCCGACCTTTGTCGAGCAGGGGACCGGCATCACCACCTTTAACGGTCTGGGGGCCACCTCGCTGTTGATTCTGGTGGGCGTCGCCATCGACACCGTGCGCCAGATCCAGACCTACGTGATCTCCCAGCGCTACGAAGGCATGGTGAAACGCTAG
- a CDS encoding DUF1818 family protein has product MGFWRETDKWIVAFDPEREPYCALVGGADWSFELTRPETVQLLAALVSLLRQWQVSLAELMDGESAELGVGNLYVELNLSGTAAAFGLRLRMVEGRAAEGSWPAPIAAQVIEALEQLAGAGLLSGLQQ; this is encoded by the coding sequence ATGGGTTTCTGGCGAGAGACCGACAAGTGGATCGTCGCCTTTGATCCTGAGCGCGAACCCTACTGCGCGCTGGTGGGCGGCGCGGACTGGTCTTTTGAATTGACCCGGCCGGAGACGGTGCAGTTGCTCGCGGCCCTCGTCTCGCTCCTCCGGCAATGGCAGGTGAGCCTCGCGGAGTTGATGGACGGCGAGAGTGCGGAACTCGGCGTCGGGAATCTTTATGTGGAATTGAATCTATCTGGTACAGCCGCCGCCTTCGGGTTGCGGCTGCGCATGGTCGAGGGCCGGGCCGCCGAGGGAAGCTGGCCTGCTCCCATAGCCGCCCAGGTGATAGAAGCTCTGGAGCAGCTGGCGGGGGCAGGCTTGCTGTCCGGGCTCCAGCAGTAG
- a CDS encoding RNA recognition motif domain-containing protein: protein MTLFVGNLPFSATEQEIVEAFTEYGEVKSVKIPMDRETGRPRGFAFVDLESETAEQAAIDDLDGATWNNREIRVNKAEPRPDRRAGGGGGGGNRSGGGGGGYRGSGGGGGGAGGGGGRDRRY from the coding sequence GTGACTTTATTTGTGGGTAACCTGCCCTTCTCTGCCACCGAGCAGGAAATCGTCGAAGCCTTCACCGAGTACGGCGAAGTGAAATCGGTCAAGATTCCGATGGACCGGGAGACTGGTCGTCCCCGGGGCTTTGCCTTCGTGGACCTCGAATCGGAAACGGCCGAGCAGGCAGCCATTGACGATCTGGACGGCGCCACCTGGAACAACCGTGAAATTCGCGTCAACAAGGCGGAGCCTCGCCCCGACCGCCGTGCCGGCGGCGGCGGCGGTGGCGGCAACCGTAGTGGCGGCGGTGGCGGTGGCTACCGCGGTAGCGGTGGTGGCGGTGGCGGTGCGGGTGGCGGCGGTGGCCGCGACCGCCGCTACTAA
- a CDS encoding adenylate kinase codes for MLLGAPGAGKGTQAQLLMQELGLPQVSTGDILRAAVKEGTPLGLEAQSYMNRGALVPDAVVVGLIEDRLARPDAGGGWILDGFPRTPAQAEALDGLLAHLAQSLEAVVLIDVPEAQLIERLTGRRTCPLCKRIFHVRFNPPPAAPPFCTDHTDCPSELVQRPDDTLEVVSKRLNVYRESTEPLIRYYQEQQKLTSVDGDRSPEVVYSELRELLG; via the coding sequence ATGTTGCTCGGCGCTCCGGGAGCGGGCAAGGGTACCCAGGCCCAACTGCTCATGCAGGAGCTGGGACTGCCACAGGTTTCAACGGGCGATATTCTGCGCGCTGCGGTCAAAGAAGGCACCCCCCTGGGACTCGAAGCCCAGAGCTATATGAACCGCGGCGCGCTGGTGCCTGACGCGGTGGTCGTCGGCTTGATCGAAGACCGCCTGGCCCGGCCGGACGCCGGCGGCGGCTGGATCCTCGACGGCTTTCCCCGCACCCCCGCCCAGGCGGAAGCGCTCGACGGACTGCTTGCCCACCTGGCTCAGTCCCTGGAGGCGGTCGTGCTCATCGACGTACCCGAGGCGCAACTCATCGAGCGGCTCACCGGACGGCGCACTTGCCCGCTGTGCAAGCGCATCTTTCACGTGCGCTTCAATCCGCCGCCCGCGGCGCCGCCTTTTTGTACCGACCATACCGACTGCCCGAGCGAACTGGTGCAGCGCCCCGACGACACCCTTGAGGTGGTCAGCAAACGGCTGAACGTCTATCGCGAATCGACCGAGCCGCTGATTCGGTACTACCAGGAGCAGCAGAAACTGACGAGTGTCGATGGGGATCGGTCGCCGGAAGTGGTATACAGCGAACTGCGGGAATTATTGGGTTAA
- a CDS encoding energy transducer TonB, translated as MQPGSLWQRTPNDDDGGLKLILACVVGSALLHAGLFALKLPEPKPPEIPKAQKMVMVETAPKLPPPKPKVEPPKPKPPEPKSFSRKPVPKKSAPQKAKASRTILSSKAVSADAGTVSENQLAGSRGTGYGTEKGDDFGSIAPLGVDGGSGGTDVVETPPPPPPPPPPLVNARPKGAVQPEYPEIAQQNNWEGRVIVKAYINADGSVGEVQVAKSSGHSELDNAALAAVRNTKFEPARRGEESVGAWVRIPVTFSLQ; from the coding sequence ATGCAACCCGGATCGCTATGGCAACGGACACCAAATGACGACGACGGTGGCCTCAAACTCATCCTCGCCTGCGTGGTAGGCTCCGCCCTCCTCCACGCCGGACTGTTCGCCCTCAAACTGCCCGAACCGAAGCCTCCCGAAATCCCCAAGGCCCAAAAAATGGTCATGGTCGAGACGGCTCCCAAACTGCCGCCTCCCAAACCAAAAGTCGAACCGCCCAAACCGAAACCGCCCGAACCGAAGAGCTTCTCCAGAAAGCCCGTTCCCAAAAAGAGCGCCCCCCAAAAGGCCAAAGCCTCGCGGACGATCCTCTCTTCCAAGGCGGTGAGCGCCGATGCGGGCACAGTCAGCGAAAACCAACTGGCCGGTTCGCGCGGCACCGGCTACGGCACCGAAAAGGGCGACGATTTTGGCAGCATTGCGCCTCTGGGTGTCGATGGCGGCAGCGGCGGGACGGACGTGGTGGAGACGCCGCCGCCGCCCCCACCGCCGCCGCCGCCGTTGGTGAACGCCCGTCCGAAGGGGGCGGTGCAGCCGGAGTACCCGGAAATCGCCCAGCAGAACAACTGGGAAGGTCGGGTAATCGTCAAGGCTTACATCAACGCGGACGGTTCGGTGGGCGAGGTGCAGGTGGCCAAATCTTCCGGGCACAGCGAGTTGGACAATGCGGCGCTGGCGGCGGTGCGCAACACGAAGTTCGAGCCGGCGCGGCGGGGGGAGGAGTCGGTGGGGGCGTGGGTGCGCATCCCGGTCACCTTCTCCCTGCAGTAG
- a CDS encoding TRC40/GET3/ArsA family transport-energizing ATPase, whose protein sequence is MRIILMTGKGGVGKTSMAAATGLRCAELGYRTLVLSTDPAHSLADSLDQPLGHEPRRVSENLWAAELDALVELEENWGSVKKYITTVLQARGLDGIQAEELAVLPGMDEIFSLVRVKRHYDEADYDVLIIDSAPTGTALRLLSLPEVSGWYVRKFFKPMQGIAKALTPIFDPVARRVVGIPLPNAEVIDAPYEFYEKIEALERILTDNTLTTVRLVTNPEKMVIKESLRAHAYLSLYNVATDLVIANRIIPDGVQDPYFQRWKQAQQVYRRQIHENFAPLPVREIPLYQEEMVGIAALERLKDDLYGEEDPAAVLYAETTLKVVQEAGAYRLDLYLPGVPKSEVQLAKTGDELNIRIGNHRRNLVLPQSLAALQPSGARMHEDFLQIRFVAAGP, encoded by the coding sequence ATGCGCATTATCTTGATGACCGGCAAAGGTGGGGTAGGCAAGACCAGCATGGCCGCCGCCACCGGGCTGCGTTGCGCCGAGTTGGGCTATCGGACGCTGGTGCTCTCTACCGATCCTGCCCACTCCCTCGCCGACTCCCTCGATCAGCCTCTGGGGCACGAGCCGCGGCGGGTGAGCGAGAACCTCTGGGCCGCCGAACTGGACGCCCTCGTGGAACTGGAAGAGAACTGGGGCTCGGTCAAAAAATACATCACCACCGTCCTGCAGGCGCGCGGCCTCGATGGCATCCAGGCAGAAGAGTTGGCAGTGCTGCCGGGCATGGACGAGATCTTCTCCCTGGTGCGGGTCAAGCGACACTACGACGAGGCCGACTACGATGTGCTGATTATCGATTCGGCCCCCACCGGCACGGCTTTGCGCCTATTGAGTCTGCCGGAGGTCTCAGGCTGGTACGTGCGCAAGTTCTTCAAGCCGATGCAGGGAATCGCCAAGGCCCTCACGCCCATCTTCGACCCGGTGGCCCGGCGGGTGGTGGGCATCCCGCTGCCGAACGCCGAGGTGATCGACGCGCCCTACGAGTTCTACGAAAAAATCGAGGCGTTGGAGCGCATTCTCACCGACAACACCCTCACCACCGTCCGCCTAGTCACCAACCCCGAGAAGATGGTGATCAAAGAGTCGCTGCGCGCCCACGCCTATCTGAGCCTTTACAACGTGGCCACCGACCTGGTGATCGCCAACCGGATCATCCCCGACGGGGTCCAAGACCCGTACTTTCAGCGCTGGAAACAGGCCCAGCAGGTTTACCGCCGGCAAATCCATGAAAACTTTGCCCCCCTGCCGGTGCGGGAGATCCCGCTCTACCAGGAGGAAATGGTGGGTATCGCCGCTCTCGAACGCCTCAAAGACGATCTCTACGGTGAGGAGGATCCGGCGGCCGTGCTGTACGCCGAAACTACCCTTAAGGTCGTTCAAGAGGCGGGTGCCTACCGCCTCGACCTCTATTTGCCCGGCGTGCCGAAGTCGGAGGTGCAACTGGCCAAGACCGGCGATGAGTTGAACATTCGCATCGGCAACCACCGCCGCAACCTGGTGCTGCCGCAGTCGCTTGCTGCTCTGCAGCCGAGTGGAGCCCGGATGCACGAGGACTTCCTACAGATTCGCTTCGTCGCTGCCGGTCCGTAG
- a CDS encoding phosphatidate cytidylyltransferase, whose translation MSARILSASVLIPVVLLAIYLGGWFFTLALAVLVVLGQIEFFEIVRRKGYRPTENLCLGLSLTLLAIQQLYPQLANGAFVLAGGLVCVSLLFRRQPPATISDMATSLLGLFYTGYLPSFLVQLRALDGLGYLLLLTFACIWASDIGAFFFGKAFGRTPLTPISPKKTVEGAIFGTTASILVGLAGAALLGWSLWPLTGVVFGLLVGVSGLLGDLTESLMKRDVGLKDAGNLIPGHGGILDRADSYIFTAPVAFYFIDFIVLGRLPLP comes from the coding sequence ATGTCGGCCCGCATCCTCAGCGCGAGTGTTCTCATCCCCGTGGTCCTGCTGGCCATCTACCTCGGGGGCTGGTTTTTCACCCTGGCGCTCGCGGTACTGGTGGTGCTGGGGCAGATCGAGTTTTTTGAGATTGTCCGCCGCAAGGGCTACCGGCCCACCGAGAACCTCTGCCTGGGTCTGAGCCTGACGCTGCTTGCCATTCAGCAGCTCTATCCGCAACTGGCCAATGGTGCCTTTGTGCTGGCCGGGGGGCTGGTGTGCGTGTCGCTGCTGTTTCGCCGCCAGCCCCCGGCCACGATCTCCGATATGGCCACCAGTCTTCTGGGGCTTTTCTACACCGGCTATTTGCCCAGTTTCTTGGTGCAGCTTCGAGCCCTCGATGGATTGGGCTATCTGCTGCTGCTTACCTTTGCCTGCATCTGGGCCTCGGATATCGGCGCGTTTTTCTTCGGCAAGGCTTTCGGCCGCACACCGCTCACACCCATCAGCCCCAAAAAGACCGTCGAAGGAGCAATCTTCGGCACGACGGCGAGCATTCTGGTCGGTCTGGCCGGGGCCGCCCTGCTGGGCTGGTCGCTCTGGCCCCTCACCGGCGTCGTCTTTGGGTTGCTCGTGGGCGTGAGCGGGCTGTTGGGCGACCTGACCGAGTCGCTGATGAAGCGCGATGTCGGCCTCAAGGACGCGGGCAACTTGATCCCCGGCCACGGCGGCATTCTCGACCGCGCCGACAGCTACATCTTCACCGCCCCGGTCGCTTTTTACTTCATCGATTTCATCGTCCTGGGCCGCCTGCCGTTGCCTTGA
- a CDS encoding ExbD/TolR family protein, with product MTIKLSDSDGDEGGAGEINMVPLIDVLFSILTFFVLASIFLTRQQGLSLDLPTAKAAKTTQMSEQVTLSVTKEGKFFLNKESIDLKSIGPAIKAVVERDPDRLIVIAGDKSVRYKHIVNILDELRQVNATRIAMATDTK from the coding sequence ATGACGATCAAGCTCAGCGACAGCGACGGCGACGAGGGTGGAGCGGGCGAGATCAACATGGTGCCGCTCATCGACGTGCTGTTTTCGATTTTGACGTTTTTTGTGCTGGCGTCGATTTTCTTGACGCGTCAGCAGGGGCTCTCGCTGGATCTGCCGACCGCGAAGGCTGCCAAGACCACCCAGATGAGCGAGCAGGTGACCCTCTCGGTGACCAAAGAGGGCAAGTTCTTCCTCAATAAAGAATCCATCGATCTCAAGAGCATCGGTCCGGCGATCAAAGCGGTAGTGGAAAGAGATCCCGATCGCCTTATCGTCATCGCGGGCGACAAGTCAGTCCGCTACAAGCACATTGTCAACATCCTCGACGAACTCAGGCAGGTCAATGCAACCCGGATCGCTATGGCAACGGACACCAAATGA
- a CDS encoding photosystem II high light acclimation radical SAM protein: MPSPSSAARPERILYVRLPCNPIFPIGVVYLADHVHKLFPTIEQEIFDLGAVPPLDFYKALEDKIITFKPSLLVYSWRDIQIYAPVGGRAGNPLQNAFQLFYSENPLERVQGALGGLRLATDYYGELWRNLGLIRRGYAMARAHNREARVVVGGGAISVFYEQLASQLPQGTIVSVGEGETLFEKLLRGEDIASERCYVVGRTRPRPGLVAEPPTPMVKTACNYDYIGQIWPQFDYYLDGDFYIGVQTKRGCPHNCIYCIYTVVEGKQVRVNPAHEVVREMRQLYDRGIRNFWFTDAQFVPSKKYIADCIELLGAIKASGMQDIHWAAYIRADNLPPELTRLMVETGMNYFEIGITSGSQSLVRKMRLGYNLRTVLENCRHLKTSGFNDLVSVNYSFNVIGETHQTIRETIAFHRELEAIFGRDKVEPAIFFIGLQPHTGLEEYALDNRILKPGYDPMSMMPWTASKMLWNPEPLGAFFGRVCLEAWRRDSNDFGRTVMDILETRLGRAALAEALSAPVAV; the protein is encoded by the coding sequence ATGCCCTCACCGTCCTCCGCCGCCCGGCCCGAGCGCATTCTCTACGTGCGCCTGCCCTGCAACCCGATTTTTCCGATCGGCGTCGTCTATCTTGCCGATCACGTCCACAAGCTTTTTCCGACCATCGAGCAGGAGATCTTTGATCTGGGCGCGGTGCCCCCGCTCGATTTTTACAAAGCCCTCGAAGACAAGATCATCACCTTCAAGCCGAGCCTGCTGGTCTACTCCTGGCGCGACATCCAGATCTACGCGCCCGTGGGCGGCCGGGCGGGCAACCCCCTGCAGAACGCCTTTCAGCTTTTTTATTCCGAGAACCCTTTGGAGCGCGTGCAGGGAGCCCTGGGCGGTTTGCGTCTGGCCACCGATTATTACGGCGAACTGTGGCGCAATCTGGGCCTGATCCGCCGCGGCTACGCCATGGCCCGCGCCCACAACCGCGAGGCCCGGGTGGTGGTGGGGGGCGGCGCCATCTCGGTGTTCTACGAGCAACTCGCTTCTCAGCTTCCCCAGGGCACGATCGTCTCGGTGGGCGAGGGGGAAACGCTTTTTGAGAAACTCCTGCGCGGCGAGGATATCGCCTCCGAGCGCTGCTACGTGGTCGGCCGCACCCGGCCGCGGCCGGGTCTGGTGGCCGAGCCCCCCACCCCGATGGTCAAGACCGCCTGCAATTACGATTACATCGGGCAAATCTGGCCGCAGTTCGACTACTACCTGGACGGGGACTTTTATATCGGTGTGCAGACCAAGCGCGGCTGTCCCCACAACTGCATCTACTGCATCTACACCGTCGTCGAGGGCAAGCAGGTGCGCGTCAACCCGGCCCATGAGGTGGTCCGGGAGATGCGCCAGCTCTACGACCGGGGCATCCGCAATTTCTGGTTCACCGATGCCCAGTTTGTGCCGTCCAAGAAATATATTGCCGACTGCATCGAACTACTCGGGGCGATCAAAGCCTCGGGTATGCAGGATATCCACTGGGCCGCCTACATCCGCGCCGACAATCTGCCCCCCGAACTCACCCGCCTGATGGTCGAGACCGGCATGAACTACTTCGAAATCGGCATCACCTCCGGCTCCCAGTCGCTGGTGCGCAAGATGCGCTTGGGCTACAACCTGCGCACGGTGCTCGAAAACTGCCGCCACCTCAAAACGAGCGGCTTCAACGATCTGGTCTCGGTCAACTATTCGTTTAACGTCATCGGCGAGACCCACCAGACCATCCGCGAGACGATCGCCTTTCACCGCGAACTGGAGGCGATTTTTGGCCGCGATAAAGTCGAACCGGCGATTTTCTTCATCGGCCTGCAACCGCACACGGGCCTTGAAGAATACGCCCTCGACAACCGCATCCTCAAGCCGGGCTACGACCCGATGAGCATGATGCCCTGGACGGCCTCCAAGATGCTGTGGAACCCGGAACCGCTGGGAGCTTTCTTCGGCCGCGTCTGCCTCGAAGCCTGGCGGCGCGATTCCAACGACTTTGGCCGCACAGTGATGGATATTCTCGAAACCCGCCTGGGGCGAGCCGCACTGGCCGAGGCCCTCAGTGCTCCGGTCGCTGTCTAA
- a CDS encoding MotA/TolQ/ExbB proton channel family protein codes for MAVIDWFVRGGIVMWPMLLCSIIALAIIIERIIYYVRLLPRQKAFVEQAFATERYQPDQLRRLINENADIPLGRIFGSALSVRTDDETAFRLAIEGAAKTEIPKLKRFVSVLDTIVTLSPLLGLLGTVLGLINSFASLGLGTEASSKGLEVAGGISEALIATATGMMVALFTLIFASLFRALARRQIVLMETAGTQLELRWRMAETEGVKR; via the coding sequence ATGGCAGTAATAGACTGGTTTGTGCGGGGCGGCATCGTCATGTGGCCGATGCTGCTGTGCTCGATCATCGCCCTGGCCATCATCATCGAGCGCATCATCTACTACGTCCGCCTGCTGCCGCGCCAGAAGGCTTTCGTCGAACAGGCCTTCGCCACCGAGCGCTACCAGCCCGACCAGCTCAGGCGGCTGATTAACGAAAATGCGGACATTCCGCTGGGTCGGATCTTCGGTTCGGCGCTCTCGGTGCGCACCGACGACGAGACGGCCTTCCGCCTGGCGATCGAAGGGGCGGCCAAAACCGAGATCCCGAAGCTGAAGCGCTTCGTGTCGGTACTGGACACGATCGTGACCTTGTCGCCGTTGTTGGGTCTGTTGGGAACGGTGCTGGGTCTGATCAATTCCTTTGCGTCGCTGGGGTTGGGTACGGAGGCCTCCAGCAAGGGTCTGGAAGTGGCGGGTGGCATTTCCGAGGCGCTGATTGCGACGGCGACGGGGATGATGGTGGCGCTGTTTACGCTGATATTTGCGAGTTTGTTTCGGGCGTTGGCCCGCCGTCAGATTGTGCTGATGGAGACGGCGGGGACGCAGCTGGAGTTGCGCTGGCGGATGGCGGAGACCGAGGGAGTGAAGCGATGA
- a CDS encoding DUF3531 family protein, producing MQVILREINWTDLWLWLLFEEAPAERQRLYLEQVLDAWYSLGLLGGFNASRLPLHEAAEDLSLSYATYDLGAEDVMPALMHNMGDIEYDGRTAKCWFDLGTADSLSLDVLINAVQTLNQEYLPVERLVIGGSGDAPPWGNLDE from the coding sequence ATGCAAGTCATCCTGCGCGAGATCAACTGGACCGACCTCTGGCTGTGGCTTCTCTTTGAGGAGGCGCCGGCGGAGCGCCAGCGCCTCTACCTGGAACAGGTGCTGGATGCCTGGTACTCGCTGGGTCTGTTGGGCGGCTTCAACGCCTCACGACTGCCGCTGCACGAGGCCGCCGAGGATCTGAGCCTTTCTTACGCGACCTACGACTTGGGCGCAGAAGATGTGATGCCCGCTTTGATGCACAACATGGGCGACATCGAGTACGACGGGCGCACGGCCAAGTGCTGGTTCGATCTGGGCACCGCCGACTCGCTTTCGCTCGATGTGCTCATCAATGCCGTGCAGACTCTAAATCAAGAGTATCTGCCCGTCGAGCGCTTGGTAATTGGCGGCTCGGGGGACGCTCCGCCCTGGGGCAACCTGGACGAGTGA
- a CDS encoding gamma-glutamylcyclotransferase family protein: MAFWHRAALLFVYGTLRQGECNHGLLRGRADWVREATCRGHLYSVEDHYPALSLDKAAPPVVGELYTPHPAARAALMIDLDRLEGIEEQYYRPVVLERPDGTWLVYAVGSGLESYCRPDRRIAGGDWCRYRAGRDRLGPNE, encoded by the coding sequence ATGGCTTTTTGGCATCGGGCGGCACTGCTGTTCGTCTACGGCACGCTCAGGCAAGGGGAGTGCAACCACGGCCTGCTGCGCGGGCGGGCGGATTGGGTGCGTGAAGCCACCTGCCGCGGGCATCTTTATTCGGTCGAGGATCACTACCCGGCGCTATCGCTTGACAAGGCCGCCCCGCCGGTGGTGGGGGAACTGTACACCCCACACCCGGCCGCCCGCGCAGCGCTGATGATCGATCTCGACCGGCTCGAAGGCATCGAAGAGCAGTACTATCGGCCAGTGGTGCTGGAGCGGCCCGACGGCACCTGGCTGGTCTATGCCGTCGGGTCGGGCCTCGAAAGTTACTGTCGCCCGGATCGGCGCATCGCCGGGGGGGACTGGTGCCGCTACCGCGCGGGGCGCGATAGGCTGGGTCCGAACGAATAG
- the purN gene encoding phosphoribosylglycinamide formyltransferase, with protein MLRVGILASGSGTNFQVLADAARSGRLPVEIAVLVYNNPGAYVADRARAAGIAAVLLDHRKFVSREVLDEEIVATLEAHGVELVVMAGWMRKVTEVLIGRFADRILNIHPSLLPAFRGAKAIEQALDYGVKVAGCTVHIVRLEVDAGPIILQAAEAVREDDTPETLAVRIHAHEYRILPEAVRLFAEGRVRVEGNRARIVIDEVEPTGFEEQL; from the coding sequence TTGCTGCGCGTCGGCATTCTGGCCTCCGGTAGCGGCACCAACTTTCAGGTGCTCGCCGATGCGGCGCGCTCGGGCCGGTTGCCAGTCGAAATCGCCGTACTCGTCTACAACAACCCCGGCGCCTACGTCGCCGATCGCGCCCGCGCCGCGGGCATCGCGGCAGTCCTACTCGACCACCGCAAATTCGTCAGCCGCGAAGTACTCGATGAGGAGATTGTCGCCACCCTCGAAGCCCACGGCGTCGAACTGGTGGTGATGGCCGGTTGGATGCGCAAGGTGACGGAGGTGCTGATCGGCCGCTTTGCAGATCGCATCCTCAACATCCATCCGAGTTTGCTGCCTGCCTTTCGGGGCGCCAAAGCGATCGAGCAGGCCCTCGACTACGGCGTCAAAGTGGCGGGTTGCACAGTCCATATCGTGCGCCTCGAAGTCGACGCCGGTCCGATTATCCTGCAGGCGGCGGAGGCGGTGCGCGAGGACGACACCCCCGAAACCCTGGCTGTGCGCATCCACGCCCACGAATACCGGATCCTTCCCGAGGCGGTACGGCTTTTTGCCGAGGGCCGGGTGCGCGTCGAGGGCAACCGCGCCCGTATTGTTATCGATGAAGTCGAACCGACCGGTTTTGAAGAGCAACTCTAG
- the psb29 gene encoding photosystem II biogenesis protein Psp29, with protein MSDSKRAFFAAYPRPVNSIYRRVIDELLVEVHLLITNQDFRHDPLFATGLLTAYQALMEGYTPVEQRDAILRALCTALELSYEQLHTDAAQWRAIAAELPAQEVLEVMAGKREAGDGRLKAMGDTLAGIANAERFKYSRLFSLGLANILEQAGRAAAMSEKDRLERLQQICTYLKLDYNRVKRDLDFFHSVLERIKRSKEVVDELSQTERRKREERAVSQPG; from the coding sequence GTGTCCGATAGCAAGCGGGCCTTTTTCGCCGCCTACCCGCGGCCCGTCAACTCGATCTACCGCCGGGTAATCGACGAGTTGCTGGTGGAAGTGCACTTGCTCATCACCAACCAGGACTTTCGCCACGACCCGCTGTTTGCCACGGGTCTACTGACCGCTTACCAGGCTTTGATGGAGGGCTACACGCCCGTCGAACAGCGCGATGCCATCTTGCGCGCCTTGTGCACGGCCCTCGAATTGTCCTACGAGCAGTTGCATACGGACGCCGCCCAGTGGCGGGCGATTGCCGCCGAGCTGCCTGCGCAGGAGGTGCTCGAGGTGATGGCGGGCAAGCGCGAAGCGGGCGACGGCCGGCTCAAGGCCATGGGCGACACCCTGGCCGGGATCGCCAATGCCGAACGCTTCAAGTACAGCCGGTTGTTCTCGTTGGGGCTCGCCAATATTCTGGAGCAGGCGGGCCGCGCGGCGGCGATGTCCGAAAAAGATCGCCTCGAGCGGCTCCAGCAGATCTGCACCTACCTCAAACTCGACTACAACCGCGTCAAGCGCGATCTCGACTTTTTCCACTCGGTGCTCGAACGCATCAAGCGCTCCAAAGAAGTCGTCGACGAACTGAGCCAGACCGAGCGCCGCAAGCGCGAGGAACGGGCCGTTTCCCAGCCTGGTTGA